A stretch of DNA from Tigriopus californicus strain San Diego chromosome 11, Tcal_SD_v2.1, whole genome shotgun sequence:
ggttcacccctccgaccctaacACTCAAATACAGAAATAGTTTTAGTGTGTTGTGAAGTTTTCATAGTCCTTTTCATCAGGTTACGAAACGCTGTTCGTTtgtccttcttctccttgatagcctgattttcaaaagtatccaaaaGTGGCGCAATTTTTTTGGCACAACTAATGGCTTAATGAGGAATTGTTAAATCGACTTTTATTTCACAAGTCACGACCTGATGAgccttttttaaaatttcgaTTAAAAGATTCCAGAGCACTCGGACTTCTCAAATCCCAAACTCACCTACGGCAATTGTTGCGGGGCTTGTTAGCCACAAAACTAGCTTCATCAATTGTTCATCCGTTATATTTAATGAAGAGCCACCGACGAGGATTTAGAGGATTCATCCGTTACATTTGGCTAAAAAATGTGAGATGATTATGCCAACATGACATGcacaaaaatagcaaatggGAAGAGCAAATATGATTCCTAGAACGTCAACAAGAACAATGCATAAACGAAAACGAAAGCTGCCTTAGAATACTGTGtgctcagaaaaaaaaatctaaaaatgcATTGTTTGACAAACCAAGCATGCCACGTTAGTTTATTAGTTCTTTAAGTCATACCAAAATTAACAAGCGTTGCTAAAATTGTTAGTGTGAGATAACGACCCTTTTTATTGTTCAGCCTTTAACCCACCAAGTAAAAGCAGCCATAGTCTCACGGCCTTGGTATTATCAAAAGTTACAACCAATGTAAATCATCATCTCACGCTTCAACCAGGAGTCCTTGAGCAAGGTTATCCCCAGTTGTCCCTCCCGAAAGATAATCCACGAGCCGTTAACAAATGTACCGGGCCACTCTTTCGTGTTATCATTCGAGTTCTTGCAGGATACTAGTGTATTCATCTCAGGCTCGATCGGATAGCATAGTCTAGGTAACTTGTTGTCAAGAATGTCATGACTTCCGGGATCCAGAAACTCAAGCACTAACGAATCACTgaggttttgttttttttctttgtttgtttttgattatGGGTTCACTAGAAGTcacaacaaaaaatatcacattCATTAAGGTCTACAAACGTTTACGAAACCAGAGTGAATTGCTTCAATTCGATGTATATTTATAAACGTTTGTGCATTGATCTGGAAGAAGTCATTTTTTGAAGCTGAATCCGTCCCCAGTGGGATCTAGTAACCAGGGATAGTTATTTGGGCATTCCATGCACGTATGAAGACGTAGAGTTTCCCCTGGCAACTCGCGAGTCGTTAGCGGGCAAGGATTCGGGAGAGAACAAAATGCCTGACCCTTGACATCGCACTTATCCTTCCACTCGGCGTAATCTCGTAGAGAATTGATGTCCACCGGGTTTTGCATCCATTGAATTACCTGAAGGCATAGCTTATTTTATACTCACTCACACGCATTGGTTGTACCCATGGGATTTGATTATTATTTACCTGAAGCTCGGTGACAAAGTAAACATCACTTTGGCTGGTTAATTTCTCTCGAATCCAATCGGATAGGACACGAGTGAACCCTTTGTTGATTTCTAACCAAGCAGCGTCGAAGCTTAAAGTTAAGGGCGCTCGGTTGGATCCATAATGCCTATAAATTtaagatttgaaaatattttgccaattttaccAATCACATTAGATGACTAGTGACTACTCCAAGCATCATGACTAAATCCCAACCTCGAAAAGTGAAACGGTTTTTCCGTTTAAAAGGCctgcaaaatttgattttaagctcaaatatcattgaaataaGACAAGGCAAAAATTGTTTAGTATGTTGCTTTTTTCaacattctctttttttgtttgttttactTTGAGCAGAAAGCATTTCGTTTTAATCATTTGGAAACTACAGTCAATTGTTCGTAAATTGCAACTTGCAATAAATACTAATACAATCCTGCACATAATTAATGCAGTATTTTTCATCATGGACTGATATTATTGACCTTTATTGGAAAGCCATCTATTGTTTTGTGATTATTTGTCGATATCTAGTGCAGTCAAGTACTTGTGAAGGTGCCACCAACAACAAAGTGGCTATGAGAACGTAACATGACGTTTCTAAATGTTTTTTCTTACCTGTTGAAGTTGTGCTCTAGAAGCGTTCGAAATTGTTGCTTATCGTAAATGTTAGAACAAGAGGAAACAAGTGTGCAACCAGACAAACGCTCATCATAGTTTGGATCATCTCGACGGTCCAATTCGTTGATAGGGAGCTCCCAAATTGGATGACTGCGTGATGGGCAATTGTGAGCATTTCCGTGACATCTGTGTGGcattcttcaaatattttgcaaagaaaattagTTTCAAGCCCACTTGAAAAACAAGTAAACCTGTTAAACTCTTCCTTACCTGTATAAAAGAGTATAAGGCCAAATTGGCACTCTAGATAAAGGAGCCGCAATAGAAGAGTCGTAAATGAAGAATTGGTCGTTCATCATGAGAAATTGCTGGTTTCCACCCACTCGAAGATAAGGGGCTCGCATACCAATTACAGAGCCATCTGTGATGTTTGAAAACCGTTCAATGATCAACCTCGCCCCGGCCATTTCAGCCAACCAATCGTCATAAGTGCCTTTGGTCCAATATTGAGGATCATCTTTGCGAGTGATAGAAAATGCCCCGATTTCGTGACCACGCCTGTGCAGATCCTGAAATGCACCATGTAAAAAATGCGGAGGTAATCAGACGGTATGTAGGTAGGTTTTAGGTATTGAAAGCGTAACGCTGGTTCTCACCTGTACAGCAGAATAGTTTGTATATTTGTGACtaacaaaaaaagttcctttAATCGAGCATCCGTTGGGGTTGATGAAATCCTCCTTGAATATTTCTTGGAAAATTGGAATGTTGTCACTATTCACAGCACCGTTGAAAGTCAAGGTAACCATTTGAGGTACTTGGCCCACTTCAAGGTCGCCCGGTACCTGCGTTCCATCGGCTGAGCAAAAGCAGTCAGGCAAGACGCATTGAGACCGATCGCATTTGGGAGCAGCGTTAGGATCTTCGTCGATTGTGCAAGCGACTTCGTCAGAACCATCCTCACAATCACCTTCATTCCCATCGCAAAACAAAAGCTTGTCAATGCACGCCCCATCACCACATTGAAGAAGTCCCTCGGGACAAACGGGTTCGtcagttttgaaattgggTCTCGCCAGTCGGGGTTTGGTCAAGCGGTCGCAATTGTCAAcctgaaggcaaaaaatgtgagatgaaaaatgtaaCTCCCAGGCAAATTTCCAGAACAAAACTGCTCCAAAGAAACTCACTTTAGTTGCCCAATCACACGTTTGGCCATCGAGATCGAATAAAAGTCCCGTGGGACATCGAACTGCAGCTAAAGTATGCCCCCCTGCGAAATCGTTTCCGACACACCTAACAGCATCGCGACAATTCGATTCCGTGGAAAGTCTGAAATATTCACTTAATGGTCGATTCTTGCACAATTCTTCGATAGTACCTTGCAAACGGTCTTGCTCCGCACGATCGTCTgctccaaaatccaaaatattctGAGCTTTGACAATGCTAATACTAATTATGGCAATGATATGAAACAAGGACAATCGAGGACACATCATTATGACACAAATTTCATTAAGAAATTGAGCTTGGACTTCTTCGAGGATGAGAAGTTATTCCTCAGATCTCAACTtgatgactgactgactgactgaccatGGAAGTCTGTTTTTGGTAGGAGTTCGATGGTACATCCACTGGCTTCCCCAACTTTCCGCAGCCGACTACGCAAAGTTTACCTGGCTATCACAGTAGAATGACAAAACAATAAAGAACAAAGTCAGTCCCAATCGTGCATTTTGGAGCATGTGACTTTGCTTTGATAACCTTGAGCAAAAATTACATTACTCTCAGATATCCAACCTTCACCGAACATAAATCATAAGAGTTTTGGCCAGGTAACTAGGTAATGCACTCCTTCCATATAGAGTGTTCTTTTCCTAGGGACAAGATGACCTCTCATAATGAACATGTGTCTTCGAACCGGGGCGAACTTTCTCTTACCTGATTTCTGACTGATACCAACCATATCTGAAATTTCATGTGTTTGCTAGACATTATTGCCAAAAGATTATGATTTTAGAGTAGAAATAAGTTATTTAATCGGCACGTTCCATTCGAATAGTTAGTTGGATGTCTGTACATGGGGTGGCATTTGATCTCAACGATGTTCGTTGTGTCATACAGGATGTGAGGACAGAATATTTTAGGtgccaaaagaagaaagtggCCCTGCCAACGTGGGGTTCACCATTACCAACTGTGTCCAGGAAGGTCATTTGACAATTTAGTACAAACAGCGTCAAACAAGTAATGGCTCTGGTGCCTTGGTACAGTAAATGCTATACGATATGAGGGAAAtagtttttctttcattgttATTTGATACCAATGGCAGAAAACGTGGCACAAACGTAAATTCAATGTCATGAGTAAGaacttcaaggaaaatgtttcAGTACAGCGTGGGGCGTTTTGGCATCTAAAAACACGTTCTTCGAGGTCAAAAATGATGCTATGAGTGTTTTGAGCCGATTTCTGTctggcaattttgatgaagTATGAAAACCTTACCAATGGCTGAAACAGTGATGGTAGGGGTTTAGATAACTAGCGAATAGTGTATCTGGTACTCGTCTGAAAGTGCTTATCAAAGGCAAAGAGACAGGAGAAGGTAACTTGAGAGAgcattttctttctcctttctaTTTCTCTCTTGCTATTTATTactgatgggaacaaacaagcaagtaatttcaaataaaccaatgaaaatcaaacaaacagGAAAGATAGCTTGGAGAAAGAGTTGAAACCATAAAGCATTTATGGGACTGACTTTTggataaatatttttctttaattagAAACCACTTTATTTCATTAAATCATGGTTTCTAACTGATTCAGGTCAATTTTGTATCAAGTGTCACCCTTTATGTACTGGAACATCATATTGTTTGTTGCGAGATATTGTCCTATCTAtggaaaacacttttttcaaagatcattacgaaattgaagggttcctgaaattcaaaaatattgataacaattggatcaaaaggaTACAAGAATTTTAAACCATGATAGAGACTGGATTCTAAGAGaataaaggtttttttttgaggactgCCCCTTACCGctattgggaatggaattcctagcacttcaatttttcttcactttattTTCTTACATTATGTGATCGaacaagtctgacttaaatcctgctactgcATCAACACCTACAACTGCCTTTGTATATATGATGGCAATAAATTGAACGATGAAGGAGGTcacactgcaattgaccctaaaacctgggttgaaacaaagcttatgaatgcttttgaaaatgtgaagtatcagatacctttcggaTCTTTCTAAGAATactgcacagtcccaacttttttagtctctcacATTATAAGAGCTCTCTCAACCCtgtaatgttcctagtgaaacatctttggacttgttcgaccttgtGCAATCCTGCAGAACTCATTGGTATGGGCTAAGCATAGTCAGGTTGCGGCTGGACAATCTctttgtacagagttagcatcgtgacactatctgGCCTTGAACGTGCGATGGATTCAACCACTTGTTTGAAATGCTTTGCAAACTTtcactggatatgctcatcgatcTTTCCATTATTTCATAGGACTACACCTGAATCCTTCATGGaagagacctgctgaatgaCCCTACCTGAATCCTCTGCTAGTGGAGAGTCTCATGTCGTCGACTCAAAGGTTTATTCCATTAAATGCCATATTACTAGCAACAAGAGGCCCTCTAGGACCTCTATCAGACAATCGGAATTCTGCCCATTCCTACTGCAAACtaattttgtgtcatcagcataggaagagaaGCTGACATTATTAGCCCttagcttctgaagtggagcgAAGAAGTTAATGAAAAGAGTGGACCTAAAgtggagccctgaggaacatctaacttgacatcatgtttgtCCCTAATCAATGCACACCATATCTCTGTGTGCACCGGGGTTTCCGGTGAACGCTCAAGGTGGATTGTAGATTCGGGTGCAACTTGTCATATGTGTAAGAAAAGGAAGTCTTTCGAGAGCCTCAAACGTCCTGATCGCCGCCAGAGATCCCTCTAGAGATCCCTCCCAGACTACAGTCTGGTCCATGTCAACTGAGACTAGGTTTTGAATACCTTTTTGtacactttcatttcaagttttgcaCTCTTTTAGCCATTGAAACATGACAGTCAATTAGTTGTTAACAAGTCTTGCAAGTAAGACAAATGTGCTAAAGTGACTGTTTAGGCCTTAAATTGACAACTGAATGAGAGAACCGATACTTTATTATTGCGAGGTTTAAGCTTGGAAGTCGGCCACCACCATTGCCAAGACATTCAAGTCCACTATCAGCCGAACAATTGTCATTTGCACCAACAAATCTCTCCAAGAGGCCGATAAGACATCAAGGAAGGTCCAAATTTGCCTGAGCCCCATTAGAACTACCGCCATGAAGAATTCCGGAGAAGATATGGGGGAACCAATCAGGATGAATCCGGCCAATGCCCAAAGGAGGACTTTGTGAGCTGATGAGCATGATGAGGTTGGTGTAAACGGACTTAGGGGATGGTCCCTCAGAAGAAAAGGTGCTGACAAGTCTTGCCAGGGGCCACCAAGGAGAAGCATAGCATCCGTAAGAAGAAATCTTTCTAACGTCTTGTCAACGACAGCCACCTCCCTGTCTGTGCTTTGCAGTGATGAGAAGTTATTCACCATTCAGGCCAAGACAATTTCGGACCATGGTCAAAAGCCATATATTGAATTATATTGaacttcaagtaaaatttcttGTTCACCAATCTGAGGCAACATGGTAAAGCCCATTGAAACTCCCTAGACCAAATACATCAGCTTATAAACTTCAAAATACCAGTCTCGATTGTACGTAGTGGACCAGGCTGTAATAGGGTGTGTACCCTCAACGAGGTACTTCTGGTTCCCGATTTAACGTTCAATTTGATCAGCCTGTTCAAGGCCTCTGACCGTGGAGTGGTTTCCGGTTTTTCAGGGAATCTGTGTGCGCTGAAGAATCGGATGAATCTAGTGATGGGCACCACTAGCAGATGTAGTAGTTTGTACTATTTGGACCCTGCTCCCCAAAGAGAAGTAGGAGCAATGATTGCTAGCCATGCTCGCAAAGACTGAGAATTTCTGAGAGGTGAATCAGAGTATGTCGCACCATGGGACCCTCGGAATCGTTGGAGACCGTCTGTCAAAGGACATGAGAATTCAAGTGTTCccatgaaatggaaatgaaccCGTCCGGCGTGGAGATAGACCTGGGCATCAACGAATCGATGGCGAGAAGAGAGCTGGACATGGCCATCGAGGCCCTCATCAAATGAGGGAGgtgttggaaatggaatctgcACTCAACTGGTTCCATGAATAAAACCTAGGTTAGGTGACTACATCTGTGTTTGTTCCGTTGCCGCCATCAAGTATCCCTGTTTGAAACAGCCTCAATCCTTGAAATTAGCTTCATTTTTACGATTTCTGaaaccaatttcaacaaaggtggcatcggcggatttgaagGCAGAGGTGAAGGCCGCGAAGGAATGAAAGTTCGGAAGATTTCCAGTACTACTGACAGTGGAAGGTTTTGAATAGGAAGACGGTGGAAGAGGTATCCAACCCTGGCCCGAGCCTTTACTATTGTTGAATTAAGGTGTTCGGTGAAGGATAGAAGCACTGCTGGTTTGCTTTTCGAGTCCTGTCGGTTTAGTAGCATTGTTAGCATTTGCACATAGAGAAATTAtttacaaacaaacaaatattcTAAGACCCCAAACAAACTCGCTGAGTGTTGGAAAGTATGAGGTAACGTGCTTACTTAAGCATACTGTCCGAGTATATTGCTCAATGGAAATCCAACCAACTCTCTGGTTCTCTGCGAATG
This window harbors:
- the LOC131890830 gene encoding chitin deacetylase 1-like, which translates into the protein MMCPRLSLFHIIAIISISIVKAQNILDFGADDRAEQDRLQGTIEELCKNRPLSEYFRLSTESNCRDAVRCVGNDFAGGHTLAAVRCPTGLLFDLDGQTCDWATKVDNCDRLTKPRLARPNFKTDEPVCPEGLLQCGDGACIDKLLFCDGNEGDCEDGSDEVACTIDEDPNAAPKCDRSQCVLPDCFCSADGTQVPGDLEVGQVPQMVTLTFNGAVNSDNIPIFQEIFKEDFINPNGCSIKGTFFVSHKYTNYSAVQDLHRRGHEIGAFSITRKDDPQYWTKGTYDDWLAEMAGARLIIERFSNITDGSVIGMRAPYLRVGGNQQFLMMNDQFFIYDSSIAAPLSRVPIWPYTLLYRMPHRCHGNAHNCPSRSHPIWELPINELDRRDDPNYDERLSGCTLVSSCSNIYDKQQFRTLLEHNFNRHYGSNRAPLTLSFDAAWLEINKGFTRVLSDWIREKLTSQSDVYFVTELQVIQWMQNPVDINSLRDYAEWKDKCDVKGQAFCSLPNPCPLTTRELPGETLRLHTCMECPNNYPWLLDPTGDGFSFKK